Proteins from a genomic interval of Polaribacter sp. Q13:
- a CDS encoding peptidase domain-containing ABC transporter: MANKQLTPWQRFVGLLELERKDIFQIFYYAIFGGIVALSLPLGIQAIINLIQGAQISTSWVVLVIIVTIGVIFSGALQLMQLRIIETIQQRIFTRASFELSFRFPKIKMNELRDNYPPELANRFFDTITIQKGLSKILIDVPTALLQIIFALILLSFYHSFFIVFGILLLLLIYIVFKFTAQKGLETSLIESKKKYKVAHWIQEVARTVVSFKLSGNTSLALQKNDDLVSQYLDARENHFKILMLQFIQMIGFKVIVTASLLLIGGALVLNQEMNIGQFVAAEIIILLVIQSVEKLIIGLESFYDVLTSIEKIGQVVDKELEPQEGERPIFKEGLTVELDGVSFGVENREKHIIKNISLTLKPKSRILVMGESGAGKSTLLRLISGVIEPIAGNIYINNLSLTSLHLNHYRSQLGLSLSDETPFEGSIRNNLVFGDKNIKDDIIYDALEIVGLTQFLKEQPKGLETVLYPEGKQMSYTIAKKLILARAIIKQPKIMILEDPLDQFNLEETVRIINYLTDVKRPWALIVASSKKSWRIQCNETITLEKGEIKSIK, translated from the coding sequence ATGGCAAACAAACAATTAACTCCGTGGCAAAGATTTGTTGGTTTATTAGAACTAGAAAGAAAAGACATCTTTCAAATATTTTATTACGCAATCTTTGGTGGTATTGTAGCTTTGTCGCTACCCTTAGGTATTCAGGCAATTATAAATTTAATACAGGGTGCTCAAATCTCTACTTCTTGGGTGGTGTTAGTAATTATAGTAACCATTGGTGTTATTTTTTCTGGGGCATTGCAATTAATGCAATTAAGAATTATAGAAACCATTCAACAAAGAATTTTTACACGAGCTTCTTTTGAACTAAGTTTTCGTTTTCCAAAAATTAAAATGAATGAACTGCGTGATAATTATCCTCCAGAATTAGCCAACCGTTTTTTTGATACAATAACCATACAAAAAGGATTGTCTAAAATATTAATTGATGTACCCACAGCACTTCTGCAAATTATTTTTGCATTGATTTTGTTATCATTTTACCATTCTTTTTTTATTGTATTTGGTATTCTGTTATTACTTTTAATTTATATCGTTTTTAAATTTACGGCTCAAAAAGGATTAGAAACTAGTTTAATAGAATCTAAAAAAAAGTACAAAGTAGCCCATTGGATACAAGAAGTTGCAAGAACCGTAGTTAGTTTTAAATTATCTGGTAACACTAGTTTAGCCCTTCAGAAAAATGATGACTTAGTGAGTCAATATTTAGATGCAAGAGAAAATCATTTTAAAATATTAATGTTACAGTTTATTCAAATGATAGGTTTTAAGGTAATTGTAACTGCTAGTTTATTACTAATTGGTGGTGCTTTGGTTTTAAATCAGGAAATGAATATTGGACAATTTGTTGCTGCAGAAATCATTATTCTTTTGGTAATTCAGTCTGTAGAAAAACTAATTATAGGTTTAGAGTCTTTTTATGACGTACTAACATCCATAGAAAAAATTGGCCAAGTTGTAGACAAAGAGCTAGAACCTCAAGAAGGAGAAAGACCTATCTTTAAAGAAGGCCTAACGGTTGAATTAGATGGTGTTTCTTTTGGCGTAGAAAATAGAGAAAAACACATTATTAAAAATATTTCACTCACCCTAAAACCAAAAAGTAGAATTTTAGTAATGGGAGAAAGTGGTGCAGGTAAGTCTACTTTATTACGTTTAATCTCTGGAGTGATAGAGCCAATTGCTGGTAATATTTATATCAATAATTTATCATTAACCAGCCTACACCTAAATCATTATCGGTCTCAATTAGGTTTATCCTTATCAGACGAAACACCATTTGAGGGCAGTATTAGAAACAATTTAGTTTTTGGTGATAAAAATATTAAAGATGATATTATATATGATGCTTTAGAAATTGTTGGTTTAACACAGTTCTTAAAAGAACAACCTAAGGGGTTAGAAACTGTTTTATATCCCGAAGGAAAACAAATGTCTTATACCATTGCTAAGAAATTAATTTTAGCAAGAGCCATTATTAAACAACCTAAAATAATGATCTTAGAAGACCCTTTAGATCAATTTAATTTAGAAGAAACAGTTCGTATCATTAACTATTTAACAGATGTAAAAAGACCTTGGGCTTTAATTGTAGCGAGTAGTAAAAAGAGCTGGAGAATTCAATGTAATGAAACAATTACGTTAGAAAAAGGTGAAATTAAATCAATAAAATAA
- a CDS encoding MATE family efflux transporter: MTELANDLGTQKISKLLIKQAAPATIGILVMSLNMIVDTIFVGQWIGVLAIAAITVVLPIAFLISSIGMGIGIGGSSIISRALGAGNSEKAFLTFGNQVSLTVILAIVFVTVGNFFSVPILNLFGAKGDILPIASEYFGVIIYGVPFLAFAMMGNPTIRAEGKPKFAMYAMMVPAVLNIVLDIVFIKYFNWGMWGAGLATTISFMSSGSYILYFFLSSKSELKIIPKNFKLDFNIVREIVELGGVSIVRQGAISILMIVLNYSLFKYGGEISIAIFGIINRVMMFALSPVMGVSQGFLPVAGYNIGANKNKRVKETIKKAILYGSVLGTIIFICILFFKEEVIWIFTNDATLLTKTPDAMLIVFLATPVVTLQLIGSAYFQAAGKALPALFLTLLKQGIFLIPLAYFLPRYYGLSGIWWSFPIADVLSTVITILVLKREVDKNLKHSD; encoded by the coding sequence ATGACAGAATTAGCAAACGACTTAGGAACTCAAAAAATTAGTAAATTATTAATTAAACAAGCAGCTCCGGCTACCATAGGAATTCTTGTAATGTCCTTAAATATGATTGTCGATACTATTTTTGTGGGACAATGGATTGGTGTTTTAGCCATTGCTGCAATTACGGTAGTGCTACCAATTGCTTTTCTAATTTCTTCTATTGGCATGGGAATAGGAATTGGAGGAAGCTCTATAATCTCTAGAGCGTTAGGTGCAGGCAATTCTGAAAAAGCTTTTTTAACCTTTGGAAATCAAGTTTCATTAACCGTTATTTTAGCAATCGTTTTTGTTACTGTCGGAAACTTTTTTAGCGTACCTATTTTAAATTTATTTGGTGCCAAAGGGGATATTTTACCCATTGCCTCTGAATATTTTGGAGTTATCATTTACGGAGTACCATTTTTAGCCTTTGCTATGATGGGAAACCCAACCATTAGAGCAGAAGGAAAACCGAAATTTGCAATGTATGCAATGATGGTTCCTGCCGTATTAAACATTGTTTTAGATATTGTATTTATCAAATATTTTAACTGGGGAATGTGGGGAGCAGGTTTGGCAACAACGATTTCTTTTATGAGTTCTGGTTCGTATATTTTATACTTTTTTTTATCGTCTAAAAGTGAATTAAAAATTATTCCTAAAAACTTTAAATTAGATTTTAATATTGTTCGAGAAATTGTAGAATTAGGAGGCGTTTCTATAGTTAGACAAGGAGCAATAAGTATATTAATGATTGTTTTAAATTATTCTCTGTTTAAATATGGAGGAGAAATATCGATAGCTATTTTTGGAATTATTAACCGCGTAATGATGTTTGCTCTTTCTCCTGTTATGGGAGTTTCTCAAGGTTTTTTGCCCGTTGCAGGGTATAATATTGGTGCTAATAAAAATAAAAGAGTTAAAGAAACAATCAAAAAAGCTATTTTATATGGATCTGTTTTAGGAACCATTATCTTTATCTGCATCTTATTTTTTAAAGAAGAGGTTATTTGGATTTTCACCAATGATGCTACTTTACTTACTAAAACGCCAGATGCAATGCTAATTGTATTTTTAGCGACTCCTGTTGTTACCTTGCAATTAATAGGTTCCGCTTATTTTCAAGCAGCAGGAAAAGCATTGCCTGCTTTATTTTTAACACTTTTAAAACAAGGAATTTTCTTAATTCCGTTAGCTTATTTTTTACCTAGGTATTATGGTCTTAGTGGTATTTGGTGGTCTTTTCCTATTGCTGATGTTTTATCTACTGTTATTACCATATTGGTTTTAAAGCGTGAAGTTGATAAGAATTTGAAGCACTCGGATTAG
- a CDS encoding TetR/AcrR family transcriptional regulator, with amino-acid sequence MKNLLSFLKISVPDKIFIKDPETSVLGKKIIEHSIILIHEIGFEAYNFKKLGTKIGSNESSIYRYFESKHKLLLYLSSWYWAWLEYQLVLETFSISNNNEKLEKAIHVITRTIKEDTNFLHINETLLYKIIINESSKSFLTKEVDTDNLEGYFEVYKRIITRISHMILDVNNKYPFALSLASTVIEGNLHQQFLKEHFPLITNSNPRETPNNFFIHLVKNTIK; translated from the coding sequence ATGAAAAATTTATTATCATTCTTAAAAATATCTGTACCCGATAAAATTTTTATCAAAGACCCAGAAACTTCGGTTTTAGGGAAGAAAATTATAGAGCATAGTATTATATTGATTCATGAAATTGGTTTTGAAGCTTATAACTTTAAAAAGTTAGGTACTAAAATAGGTTCTAATGAGAGTTCTATTTATAGATATTTTGAGAGTAAACATAAGCTACTTTTATATCTATCCTCCTGGTATTGGGCATGGCTAGAGTATCAATTAGTTCTTGAAACTTTTAGTATTTCTAATAATAATGAAAAATTAGAAAAAGCAATACATGTAATTACAAGAACTATAAAAGAAGACACTAATTTTTTACATATAAACGAAACCCTCTTATACAAGATTATTATCAATGAAAGTTCTAAATCTTTTTTAACAAAAGAAGTAGATACAGATAATTTAGAAGGATATTTTGAGGTTTACAAGAGAATAATTACAAGAATTAGCCATATGATATTGGATGTTAATAATAAATACCCTTTTGCATTAAGCTTAGCCAGTACCGTAATAGAAGGTAATTTACATCAACAGTTTCTTAAAGAACATTTTCCTTTAATTACCAACAGTAACCCCAGAGAAACACCCAATAATTTTTTTATTCATTTAGTTAAAAATACAATCAAATAA
- a CDS encoding DEAD/DEAH box helicase, which yields MATFSSLGITKDYIQAIKELGITTPSEIQEKAIPILLDSPTDFIGLAQTGTGKTAAFGLPILHHIDASSDNIQALILSPTRELVQQIKKQLFKFTKFSEDKIFVEAVFGGEKIDRQMNNLKRTTHIVVATPGRLIDLIERGNIDISHVKTVVLDEADEMLSMGFKQDLNRILKFTTEGDRKTWLFSATMPEEIKRIVKTYMDSNAPRVEINRSSLVNANIRHHFAKTTIKEKAADIVTFLEKRQDQRGIIFCRTKAGAQNLAAFLIEEGFSTAALEGDMQQKERDKVMRAFKKENLQYLVSTDVSARGIDVSGLEFVIHHQLPEQLEYYTHRSGRTARAGKTGVSIAFILPSEIVRIHEIQKELNIKFSEVTV from the coding sequence ATGGCAACTTTTTCTTCCTTAGGAATTACCAAAGATTACATACAAGCAATTAAAGAATTAGGGATTACTACGCCTTCTGAAATTCAAGAAAAAGCGATACCAATTTTATTGGATTCGCCAACAGATTTTATTGGTTTAGCACAAACGGGTACAGGTAAAACGGCTGCTTTTGGTTTGCCAATCTTACATCATATAGATGCAAGTTCAGACAATATTCAAGCATTAATTTTATCGCCAACAAGAGAGTTGGTACAGCAAATAAAAAAGCAATTATTTAAGTTTACAAAGTTTAGTGAAGATAAAATATTTGTGGAAGCTGTTTTTGGTGGAGAAAAAATTGACAGACAAATGAATAATCTTAAGAGAACTACGCATATTGTTGTAGCAACTCCTGGTAGATTAATCGATTTAATAGAAAGAGGAAACATAGATATCAGTCATGTTAAAACAGTTGTTTTAGATGAAGCTGATGAAATGCTAAGTATGGGTTTTAAACAAGATTTAAATAGAATCTTAAAGTTTACTACTGAGGGAGACCGTAAAACATGGTTGTTTTCTGCTACAATGCCAGAAGAAATAAAAAGGATTGTAAAAACCTATATGGATTCTAATGCGCCTAGAGTAGAAATTAATAGAAGCTCTTTGGTAAATGCAAATATTCGTCATCATTTTGCTAAAACTACCATAAAAGAAAAAGCAGCAGATATTGTAACTTTCTTAGAAAAGAGACAAGACCAAAGAGGAATTATTTTCTGCAGAACAAAAGCAGGTGCGCAGAATTTAGCAGCATTTTTAATTGAAGAAGGTTTTTCTACTGCAGCTTTAGAAGGAGATATGCAACAAAAAGAACGCGATAAAGTAATGCGTGCTTTTAAGAAAGAAAATTTACAATATTTAGTTTCTACAGATGTTTCTGCACGTGGAATTGATGTTAGTGGTTTAGAATTTGTAATTCACCATCAATTACCAGAACAATTAGAATACTACACCCACAGAAGTGGTAGAACGGCAAGAGCAGGAAAAACAGGGGTTTCAATCGCTTTTATTTTACCTTCAGAAATTGTGAGAATTCATGAAATTCAGAAAGAATTAAATATTAAGTTTTCTGAAGTAACCGTATAA
- a CDS encoding cold-shock protein: protein MAKSQQTFSKSEKEKKRLKKRLDKQKKMDARKANKDENGSTGIQFAYVDHNGNLTDTPPDPDLKVEYELEDIQISVTKKEDLPEEDPVRKGKVSFFDSSKGFGFIIDLENNEKYFTHVSGLIDEIAENDKVSFELERGMRGMNAVKVKKV, encoded by the coding sequence ATGGCAAAATCGCAGCAAACCTTTAGTAAAAGTGAAAAAGAAAAAAAACGTTTAAAAAAACGTTTAGATAAGCAAAAGAAAATGGACGCTAGAAAAGCGAACAAAGATGAAAATGGATCAACAGGTATCCAATTTGCTTATGTAGATCATAATGGAAATTTAACAGATACTCCACCAGATCCAGATTTAAAAGTTGAATATGAATTGGAAGATATTCAGATTTCAGTAACCAAAAAAGAAGATTTACCAGAAGAAGATCCTGTAAGAAAAGGAAAAGTTTCTTTCTTTGATTCTTCTAAAGGTTTTGGTTTTATTATCGACTTAGAAAATAACGAAAAATATTTTACACACGTAAGTGGTTTAATAGATGAAATTGCAGAAAACGACAAAGTTTCTTTCGAATTAGAAAGAGGAATGCGTGGTATGAATGCAGTAAAAGTTAAAAAAGTTTAA
- a CDS encoding thioesterase family protein, with protein MENVFTLTITVSPEDIDNLEHVNNLVYVKWMDKIATTHWAHLTKDHPLPQYVWVVMRHEIDYLKQASLGDVITVKTWVGETKGITSVRFMEFYKEEKLLVKAKTVWAMLDSKTFKPARIRENVLKVLQPI; from the coding sequence GTGGAAAATGTTTTTACATTAACAATTACCGTTTCACCCGAAGATATAGACAATTTAGAGCATGTAAATAATTTGGTCTATGTAAAATGGATGGATAAAATAGCAACAACACATTGGGCTCATTTAACTAAAGACCACCCGCTACCACAGTATGTTTGGGTAGTAATGAGGCATGAAATAGATTATTTAAAACAAGCTAGTTTAGGAGATGTAATTACCGTAAAAACTTGGGTAGGAGAAACCAAAGGGATTACTTCTGTCCGTTTTATGGAGTTTTATAAAGAGGAAAAACTATTGGTAAAAGCCAAAACAGTTTGGGCAATGTTAGATTCTAAAACTTTTAAACCAGCTAGAATTAGAGAAAATGTTTTAAAAGTATTACAGCCTATATAA
- a CDS encoding TolC family protein — protein MKKYILISFLFFTSGYFAQENVTSVMTLSEYLGYVKNYHPIVKQANLVINESEAKLLKARGAFDPKIEIDFNKKQFKEKEYYNKLNAAFKIPTYYGIEFKANFENNDGYYLNPENTVPENGLYSAGISVSLLKGLLINTRMASLKQAKYFLNQAKEDQQILVNEIVYNASLSYFNWLKTYLQNSVYKEFLTNAQIRFKATKIAFLEGEKPAIDTTEAGITLKNRKLNLEKSRIKLVKSSLELSNFLWLNDNTPVELQETIIPDINTINNIDKTFKIALFNNANFDINNHPKIKSLAYKIKSLRIDRNLKMNNLLPKLDVQYNFLTENGNQINSLNTQNYKAGINFKVPLFLRKERGDFKLSKIKLQDKKFENEVAKIAIKNKVNAIQQELASYVLQNSLTTDIVHDYGTMLKAEDRKFFLGESSLFLVNYREVKLIEAKLKAIDLENTFFKTKASLFKATVISIAE, from the coding sequence ATGAAAAAATATATTTTAATATCCTTCTTATTTTTTACTTCTGGGTATTTTGCACAAGAAAATGTAACTTCTGTAATGACACTGTCGGAATACTTAGGTTATGTAAAAAACTATCATCCAATTGTAAAACAAGCGAATCTTGTTATCAATGAAAGTGAAGCTAAATTACTGAAAGCTAGAGGTGCTTTTGATCCAAAAATTGAAATAGATTTTAATAAAAAACAGTTTAAAGAAAAAGAGTATTACAATAAATTAAATGCTGCTTTTAAAATACCAACGTATTACGGAATTGAGTTTAAAGCAAATTTTGAAAACAATGATGGATATTATTTAAATCCGGAAAACACAGTTCCTGAAAATGGTTTATATAGTGCAGGGATTTCTGTTTCTTTATTAAAAGGTCTTTTAATAAATACAAGAATGGCTTCTTTAAAACAAGCTAAATACTTTTTAAACCAAGCAAAAGAAGACCAACAGATTCTGGTGAATGAAATAGTATACAATGCCTCTCTTTCTTATTTTAATTGGTTAAAAACATATCTTCAAAACAGCGTTTATAAAGAGTTTTTAACCAATGCACAAATTCGTTTTAAAGCTACCAAAATAGCTTTTTTAGAAGGAGAAAAACCAGCTATAGATACTACAGAAGCCGGAATTACATTAAAAAATAGAAAACTAAATTTAGAGAAATCTAGAATTAAATTAGTAAAATCTTCTTTAGAATTATCTAATTTTTTATGGTTGAATGATAACACTCCTGTAGAATTACAAGAAACTATTATTCCTGATATAAACACCATTAATAATATAGATAAAACTTTTAAAATTGCTTTATTTAATAATGCAAATTTTGATATTAATAACCACCCTAAAATTAAATCTTTAGCATATAAAATAAAGAGCTTACGTATTGATAGAAATTTAAAAATGAATAATTTACTTCCCAAATTAGATGTTCAATATAATTTTTTAACGGAAAACGGAAATCAAATAAACTCTTTAAACACACAAAACTATAAAGCAGGAATTAATTTTAAAGTTCCTTTATTTCTAAGAAAAGAAAGAGGCGATTTTAAACTTTCCAAAATTAAGCTTCAAGACAAAAAATTTGAAAACGAAGTTGCAAAAATTGCTATTAAAAACAAAGTCAATGCTATTCAACAAGAATTAGCTTCTTATGTTTTACAAAATAGTTTAACAACGGATATTGTTCACGATTATGGAACCATGTTAAAAGCAGAAGATCGTAAGTTTTTCTTAGGAGAAAGCTCACTTTTCTTAGTTAATTATAGAGAGGTTAAATTGATTGAAGCCAAACTAAAAGCAATTGATTTAGAAAATACTTTCTTTAAAACCAAAGCAAGTTTATTTAAAGCAACTGTTATTTCTATCGCAGAATAA
- a CDS encoding AraC family transcriptional regulator, with the protein MTDKIDTYNKISEYNDIKIEEFDVTKRYTKPHKHNKYLEIVYFIKGAGFHHVDLKSYKIKPATVFVIKRDEVHHWEITTKPKGYVIIIKEDFLQKTLDKFINYQLLKLQHKSKIKLTKKDISLNALFKSLAWEKKQEVVNREAIEGGLKALFSKLVAYAQVKKVESTDLVLLFTNILSHTLKNNVNFYAENLNTTSQNLNAICRKEYAKSASDIIADHIIKEVKRRLLYTNEAISDIAYSLEFKDTSHFTKYFKRYVGETPKQFKLQNKTT; encoded by the coding sequence ATGACGGATAAAATTGATACCTATAATAAAATATCGGAATACAATGACATTAAAATAGAAGAGTTTGATGTTACAAAACGTTACACTAAACCTCATAAGCACAATAAGTATTTAGAAATTGTTTATTTTATAAAAGGGGCAGGTTTTCATCATGTAGATTTAAAGAGTTATAAAATAAAACCAGCAACGGTTTTTGTGATTAAAAGAGATGAAGTGCATCATTGGGAAATAACAACCAAACCAAAAGGGTATGTAATTATTATTAAAGAAGACTTTTTACAAAAAACCTTAGATAAATTTATAAATTATCAGCTTTTAAAATTACAGCATAAGTCCAAAATAAAATTAACTAAAAAAGATATTTCATTAAATGCTCTTTTTAAATCATTGGCTTGGGAAAAGAAGCAAGAAGTTGTAAATAGAGAAGCTATAGAAGGTGGTTTAAAAGCTTTGTTTTCTAAGTTAGTGGCGTATGCTCAAGTAAAAAAAGTAGAAAGTACAGACTTAGTATTACTTTTTACTAATATTTTATCTCATACATTAAAAAACAATGTAAACTTTTATGCCGAGAATTTAAATACTACGTCTCAAAATTTAAATGCAATTTGTAGAAAAGAATATGCTAAGTCTGCTTCAGATATAATTGCAGATCACATTATTAAAGAGGTTAAAAGGCGTTTATTATATACTAATGAGGCAATTAGCGATATTGCCTACAGTTTAGAATTTAAAGACACTTCTCATTTCACCAAATATTTTAAGCGTTATGTGGGTGAGACTCCCAAGCAGTTTAAATTACAAAACAAAACTACTTAG
- a CDS encoding HlyD family secretion protein, producing the protein MLNISNNQLHKTVDLTAFKSGKNIFTKKYYKAFNKFLLAFAIIGFIALFLPWTQNITGQGLVTTLTPNQRPQTIQSQIPGRIEEWFVTEGDFVKKGDTILRISEVKSDYFDNRLIERTSDQINAKSSSVDAYQGKVAALKRQVNALKQEQKLKMEQTKNKLLQSKLKVKSDSIDFEAAKTNITIAETQYNRTKTLQEEGLKAVKDVEEKRIKLQATQAKLISQENKLLASRNNILNAKLELSRINATYTDKISKSQSDMYTAQSSGFDAKAQVSKLENSRSNYSVRNSLLFITAPQNGFINKAIKGGIGGTFKEGEDLVGIMPEKYDLAVETFVRPIDLPLLHIGEKMRIQFDGWPAIVFSGWPNASYGTYGATVIAIENFISSNGKYRVLLAPDTTADNWPEAIRIGSGAKTIALLEDVPIYFEIWRQLNSFPPNYYQPKGTKSDTKKK; encoded by the coding sequence ATGTTAAATATATCTAACAACCAATTACACAAAACTGTTGATTTAACAGCGTTTAAATCTGGCAAGAATATTTTTACAAAAAAATACTACAAGGCTTTTAATAAATTTCTTTTGGCGTTTGCTATTATAGGTTTTATTGCGCTCTTTTTACCTTGGACACAAAATATAACTGGCCAAGGTTTAGTAACCACTTTAACACCAAACCAAAGACCACAAACAATTCAATCTCAAATTCCTGGTAGAATAGAAGAATGGTTTGTAACAGAAGGAGACTTTGTAAAAAAAGGAGATACTATTTTAAGGATTTCTGAAGTTAAAAGTGATTATTTTGACAATCGTTTAATTGAAAGAACAAGCGATCAAATTAATGCAAAATCCTCTTCCGTAGATGCATACCAAGGTAAAGTAGCTGCTTTAAAAAGACAAGTTAATGCTCTTAAACAAGAACAGAAACTAAAAATGGAGCAGACAAAAAATAAATTATTACAATCTAAATTAAAGGTAAAAAGTGATAGTATCGATTTTGAAGCCGCTAAGACCAATATTACAATTGCAGAAACACAATACAACAGAACAAAAACATTGCAAGAAGAAGGATTAAAGGCAGTTAAAGATGTTGAGGAAAAAAGAATAAAACTGCAGGCTACACAAGCTAAATTAATTTCACAAGAAAATAAATTATTGGCAAGTAGAAACAATATTTTAAATGCAAAACTAGAGTTATCTAGAATAAATGCAACCTATACCGATAAAATTTCTAAATCACAAAGTGATATGTATACTGCACAATCAAGTGGTTTTGATGCCAAAGCACAAGTATCTAAATTAGAAAATAGTAGAAGTAATTATAGTGTTAGAAATAGTTTATTATTTATTACGGCACCACAAAATGGCTTTATAAATAAAGCTATAAAAGGCGGAATTGGAGGTACTTTTAAAGAAGGAGAAGATCTTGTTGGTATTATGCCAGAAAAGTACGATTTAGCAGTAGAAACCTTTGTAAGACCAATTGACTTACCTTTATTACATATAGGCGAAAAAATGCGTATTCAGTTTGATGGTTGGCCAGCAATTGTATTTAGTGGTTGGCCTAATGCGTCTTACGGAACCTATGGTGCAACAGTTATTGCTATAGAAAATTTTATTAGTAGTAATGGTAAATATAGAGTTTTACTTGCTCCTGATACTACAGCAGATAATTGGCCAGAAGCCATTAGAATTGGTTCTGGAGCTAAAACAATTGCACTTTTAGAAGATGTACCTATTTATTTTGAAATTTGGAGACAATTAAACAGCTTCCCTCCTAACTATTATCAACCAAAAGGAACAAAAAGTGATACTAAGAAAAAATAA
- a CDS encoding trimeric intracellular cation channel family protein, with protein sequence MDFIYVLDILGTFAFAISGALVASDQKFDLFGVLIIAFVTAVGGGMLRDVLIDAHPINWIGDLNYLYTIFIAVFLTFLFKSKIAYLSKTMFLFDTIGISVFTLLGLEKGLEFNLHPIIALIMGMISAVFGGVLRDVLTNKIPLIFEKEIYASACLAGGITYLILNELNVQENIIFIISAAVIIVIRGVAVKFHLQLPKIKDDLFGKN encoded by the coding sequence ATGGATTTCATTTATGTTTTAGATATTTTAGGAACCTTTGCTTTTGCAATTAGTGGAGCGTTGGTAGCATCTGATCAAAAGTTCGATTTATTTGGAGTCTTAATTATTGCCTTTGTAACTGCTGTTGGTGGCGGAATGTTACGCGATGTTTTAATAGATGCACATCCTATAAATTGGATTGGAGATTTAAATTATTTATACACTATTTTTATTGCCGTATTTTTAACTTTTCTTTTTAAAAGTAAAATAGCCTATTTAAGTAAAACCATGTTTTTATTTGATACCATTGGTATTAGTGTGTTTACTTTACTAGGTTTAGAGAAAGGACTAGAATTTAATTTACATCCAATTATTGCCTTGATAATGGGAATGATTTCGGCTGTTTTTGGAGGTGTTTTAAGAGATGTTTTAACAAATAAAATTCCGTTAATTTTTGAAAAAGAAATTTATGCTTCTGCTTGTTTAGCGGGTGGAATTACATATTTAATTTTAAATGAATTGAATGTACAAGAAAATATTATTTTTATTATTTCAGCTGCTGTAATTATTGTTATTAGAGGTGTTGCAGTCAAATTTCATTTACAGTTGCCTAAAATTAAAGACGATTTATTTGGAAAAAATTAA